A stretch of the Planctomycetota bacterium genome encodes the following:
- a CDS encoding amidohydrolase family protein: MAERPARLREAHAHVYAHGRAMRMVQLAGCRSALEMLDLIRDGVRAQRGAVLAHGARPEAWDPPGWPSLDQLDAVSGGAPVAAWCFDYHALVASTAALELAGFRSDTPDTPNGRIGRDDRGRLTGVLYESAAGIAWDALEPREVGIGDLTEAMIALHAAGFAEVHDLKSQVDLGSAMRGTGLNQATWVLYPLVEDLPRLIESRDEWSTDAIRLGGGKIFVDGTLNSRTAWMLHPFADGHAEHPSGMRLMSDAHIDDAIRQCAAHGLQLAAHAIGDAAVRAVLDATERVRPPRGAVRIEHAELIDAADVPRFADLGVLASVQPCHLLYDIEALRRACPDRLDRVLPLRELIDAGLAPGRELLFGSDTPIVRPDPEDSILAATRRARADMAATEAIAPAQAISEGEAWGCFDADA; encoded by the coding sequence ATGGCTGAGCGACCCGCGCGGCTGCGGGAGGCGCACGCGCACGTCTACGCGCACGGCCGGGCGATGCGGATGGTCCAGCTAGCAGGCTGCCGCAGCGCGTTGGAGATGCTCGATCTCATCCGCGATGGCGTCCGCGCGCAGCGGGGCGCAGTGCTCGCGCACGGCGCACGGCCCGAGGCCTGGGATCCGCCGGGTTGGCCCTCGCTCGACCAGCTGGATGCGGTCTCCGGGGGTGCGCCGGTGGCCGCCTGGTGCTTCGACTATCACGCACTGGTCGCGAGCACGGCCGCGCTCGAGCTCGCCGGATTCCGGAGCGACACGCCCGATACGCCCAACGGACGGATCGGGCGAGACGACCGCGGGCGTCTCACCGGCGTGCTGTACGAGTCGGCGGCCGGCATCGCGTGGGATGCCCTGGAGCCCCGAGAGGTTGGCATCGGCGACCTCACCGAGGCCATGATCGCGCTGCACGCCGCCGGGTTCGCCGAGGTGCACGACCTCAAGTCGCAGGTGGATCTGGGCAGCGCGATGCGCGGCACCGGCCTGAACCAGGCCACCTGGGTGCTGTACCCGCTCGTCGAGGACCTGCCCCGCCTGATCGAATCGCGCGACGAATGGAGCACCGACGCCATCCGCCTGGGAGGCGGCAAGATCTTCGTCGACGGCACGCTCAATTCGCGCACCGCGTGGATGCTGCATCCCTTCGCGGACGGGCACGCGGAGCACCCCAGCGGCATGCGGCTGATGAGCGATGCCCACATCGACGACGCCATCCGCCAATGCGCCGCCCACGGCCTCCAGCTCGCGGCCCACGCCATCGGCGATGCCGCGGTCCGCGCCGTGCTCGACGCCACCGAGCGGGTCCGCCCGCCCCGCGGCGCCGTGCGCATCGAGCACGCCGAGCTGATCGACGCCGCCGACGTGCCCCGCTTCGCCGACCTCGGCGTCCTCGCCAGCGTGCAGCCGTGCCACCTTCTCTACGACATCGAGGCCCTGAGGCGGGCCTGCCCCGATCGCCTCGATCGCGTCCTGCCGCTGCGGGAGCTGATCGACGCCGGCCTGGCGCCGGGGCGGGAGCTGCTCTTCGGCTCGGATACGCCCATCGTGAGGCCGGATCCGGAGGATTCGATCCTGGCGGCGACCCGCCGGGCCCGGGCGGACATGGCCGCGACCGAGGCCATCGCCCCCGCACAAGCGATCTCCGAGGGCGAGGCCTGGGGCTGCTTCGACGCCGATGCCTAG
- a CDS encoding pitrilysin family protein: MAIEVRDLACGATLLVQPMAGVRSCALNWVLPAGVSAEPEDRLGIAGIVAELVQRGAGGRDSRAQADALDRAGVERSVDAGVRTSRLSATFVGADLEHAVPLLADALLRPALDAADFAPAQSLAIQDVEGLADDPQMRASIEVAARHLPEAFGRSTLGTLEGLRAATHGDAVAFHRARYVPGGSIIALAGDVDADRAERALDAATEGWAGDAEPPPPGQDGPRGASHIEDGGAQVQVYLMRDAPADGTSAAACERLAAGVLSGGMSGRLFTEVREKRGLCYAVSAGYTPETPEGWLTAYVGTTPERAAESLEVLQAELDRIATDAGAPTPEEFARARIGLKSRLVFGGESTGARAAALANDYRKLGRCRTLEERVAEIERVTLDELRAHLAGFDRGRQTVLTLGPTPVAAGA, from the coding sequence ATGGCCATCGAGGTCCGAGATCTCGCCTGCGGCGCCACGCTGCTCGTGCAGCCGATGGCCGGCGTGCGCTCGTGTGCGCTCAACTGGGTGCTGCCCGCCGGCGTGTCGGCCGAGCCCGAGGATCGCCTGGGCATCGCGGGCATCGTCGCGGAGCTGGTCCAGCGTGGCGCGGGCGGGCGGGACTCGCGGGCCCAGGCCGACGCCCTCGATCGCGCGGGCGTGGAGCGATCCGTCGACGCCGGCGTGCGGACCAGCCGGCTCTCGGCGACCTTCGTGGGCGCGGACCTGGAGCACGCCGTCCCGTTGCTGGCCGATGCGCTGCTGCGGCCGGCCCTGGACGCCGCCGACTTCGCGCCCGCGCAGAGCCTGGCGATCCAGGACGTGGAGGGGCTGGCCGACGACCCGCAGATGCGGGCGAGCATCGAGGTCGCCGCCCGCCACCTGCCGGAGGCGTTCGGCCGATCAACGCTGGGCACGCTCGAGGGCCTCCGCGCCGCCACGCACGGCGACGCGGTTGCGTTCCATCGGGCGAGGTACGTGCCGGGGGGCAGCATCATCGCGCTGGCGGGCGACGTCGACGCCGATCGGGCCGAGCGGGCACTCGACGCCGCGACCGAGGGCTGGGCGGGCGATGCGGAGCCGCCGCCGCCCGGCCAGGATGGCCCGCGGGGCGCGTCGCATATAGAGGATGGCGGCGCCCAGGTGCAGGTCTACCTGATGCGGGATGCGCCCGCCGACGGGACCAGCGCCGCTGCCTGCGAGCGGCTGGCGGCCGGCGTGCTGTCGGGCGGGATGTCGGGGCGTCTGTTCACCGAGGTCCGCGAGAAGCGGGGGCTCTGCTACGCCGTCAGCGCGGGCTACACCCCCGAGACGCCCGAGGGCTGGCTGACCGCCTACGTGGGCACCACGCCCGAGCGCGCGGCCGAATCGCTCGAGGTGCTCCAGGCCGAGCTGGACCGCATCGCCACCGACGCGGGCGCGCCGACGCCCGAGGAGTTCGCCCGCGCCCGCATCGGGCTGAAGAGCCGGCTGGTCTTCGGCGGCGAGAGCACGGGGGCCCGCGCCGCGGCGCTCGCCAACGACTACCGCAAGCTCGGCCGCTGCCGCACGCTCGAGGAACGCGTCGCCGAGATCGAGCGGGTGACGCTCGACGAGCTGCGGGCCCACCTGGCCGGCTTCGACCGCGGACGGCAGACGGTGCTGACGCTCGGGCCCACGCCCGTGGCGGCCGGGGCGTGA
- a CDS encoding iron ABC transporter permease codes for MHALTLRRAGEQALALALIAFLAVALLYPIGLTIRGGFEADTGAGVLSGDAWTLAHVARVFRDPVTREGLFNAFWIAVFTTLLSAAIALPLALLAARHRFPLKGLFSSAILVPLILPPFVGAIGFRAIVGREGMLNSLLGTEFDVLGDAKAIGVIVVQALHLYPILYLNATAALANLDPAMNEAAENLGAGPWRRFTRVTLPLIRPGLFAGGTIVFIWAFTELGTPLIFDYDRVTAVQIFKGLSEVEQSRQPYALTFVMLAASLAAYALGKVLFGRRGYALQTRATRASSEVPLRGARGWAATLLFLVVTVLAVAPHIGVVLVSVSGVGQWYQTALPTSWTLAHYGVALGGDTALRSITNSLVYSAMAVVLCVSIGIVVGYILVRTRVLGRSVLDTLCMLPLAVPGLVMAFGFVAMSLAWPFRGELGGTGIGAPLEGVVSVIGVDPNPIPLLVLAYAVRRLPYIVRSVVAGLEQTSEELEEAAMIHGATRLRAIRSITIPLILANIIAGGLLVFAFSMLEVSDSLILAQKQDDWPITRAIYAFTNRQGDGPYIASAMGVWGMALLTVTLVGASILLGRKLGAIFRV; via the coding sequence GTGCACGCGCTGACCCTCCGCCGCGCGGGCGAGCAGGCCCTCGCGCTCGCGCTCATCGCCTTCCTGGCGGTGGCGCTGCTCTACCCCATCGGGCTGACGATCCGAGGCGGGTTCGAGGCCGACACCGGCGCGGGCGTGCTCAGCGGAGACGCGTGGACGCTGGCGCACGTGGCCCGCGTGTTCCGCGATCCGGTGACCCGCGAGGGGCTGTTCAACGCCTTCTGGATCGCGGTGTTCACCACGCTGCTGAGCGCCGCGATCGCCCTGCCGCTGGCGCTGCTGGCCGCGCGGCACCGCTTCCCGCTCAAGGGCCTGTTCAGCAGCGCCATCCTCGTGCCGCTCATCCTGCCGCCCTTCGTCGGGGCCATCGGCTTCCGGGCGATCGTCGGCCGGGAGGGCATGCTCAACAGCCTCCTGGGCACCGAATTCGACGTGCTGGGCGATGCCAAGGCGATCGGCGTCATCGTGGTGCAGGCGCTGCACCTCTATCCCATCCTGTACCTCAACGCGACGGCGGCGCTGGCCAACCTCGATCCCGCCATGAACGAGGCGGCCGAGAACCTCGGCGCTGGCCCGTGGCGGCGGTTCACGCGGGTGACGCTGCCGCTGATCCGCCCGGGCCTGTTCGCGGGTGGCACCATCGTCTTCATCTGGGCCTTCACCGAGCTGGGCACGCCGCTGATCTTCGACTACGACCGCGTGACGGCCGTCCAGATCTTCAAGGGGCTATCCGAGGTCGAGCAGTCCCGCCAGCCCTATGCGTTGACCTTCGTGATGCTCGCGGCCTCGCTGGCGGCGTACGCGCTGGGCAAGGTGCTCTTCGGCCGGCGGGGCTACGCGCTCCAGACGCGGGCGACGCGGGCCTCCAGCGAGGTGCCCCTCCGCGGCGCGCGGGGCTGGGCCGCGACGCTGCTGTTCCTGGTGGTGACGGTGCTGGCCGTCGCGCCGCACATCGGCGTCGTGCTCGTCAGCGTCAGCGGCGTGGGCCAGTGGTACCAGACGGCGCTGCCCACCTCGTGGACGCTGGCGCACTACGGCGTGGCGCTGGGTGGCGACACCGCGCTGCGATCCATCACCAACAGCCTGGTTTACTCGGCCATGGCGGTCGTGCTGTGCGTCAGCATCGGCATCGTCGTGGGCTACATCCTGGTGCGGACGCGGGTGCTGGGGCGGAGCGTGCTCGACACGCTGTGCATGCTGCCGCTGGCGGTGCCCGGGCTGGTCATGGCGTTCGGCTTCGTGGCGATGAGCCTGGCGTGGCCCTTCCGCGGCGAGCTGGGCGGCACGGGCATCGGCGCGCCCCTCGAGGGCGTGGTCTCGGTCATCGGCGTCGATCCCAACCCCATCCCGCTGCTGGTGCTGGCCTACGCCGTCCGCCGGCTGCCCTACATCGTGCGGTCGGTCGTTGCGGGGCTGGAGCAGACCAGCGAGGAGCTCGAGGAGGCCGCGATGATCCACGGCGCCACGCGGCTCCGCGCCATCCGCAGCATCACCATCCCGCTGATCCTGGCCAACATCATCGCCGGCGGGCTGCTCGTGTTCGCCTTTAGCATGCTCGAGGTGTCCGACTCGCTCATCCTCGCCCAGAAGCAGGACGACTGGCCGATCACCCGGGCGATCTACGCCTTCACCAACCGCCAGGGCGACGGCCCGTACATCGCCAGCGCCATGGGCGTGTGGGGCATGGCCCTGCTCACGGTCACCCTCGTGGGCGCGAGCATCCTCCTTGGGCGCAAGCTTGGCGCGATCTTCCGTGTGTAG
- a CDS encoding Fic family protein produces MDPDPKRPLMVRERFSDASPGRLEPVTLSKRGLGPLGEPVRDRIVSVGFVPDPLPPDLDWRAIKAELFDELDAAGNALSRVNGLLHAVPSTDILRHGLWLREARLSSQIEGIETTALDMVLAGASGEAGEGANPGLEAWNAVKAVRFAWESNEPFGPELLGDMHRELLVGVRGGDKRPGEYRDGPVYIGSPRWPDKARFVPPPPEHVGPAMDALGRFATSTWADIPGIACVALEHYQFETIHPFRDGNGRIGRALILHQLCRRGLLELPIVSVSADLQARRQEYVDRLFAVSADGDWAGWIRFFAEAVARGAAQTRSLAERIVALHREYAERLRAHEAQARHATLLDYLFEQPVVSAKRVETLLGVSNPTARKDIEFFEELGILRLTEEVAYGKTWYAPVVLGIVEDDAGATP; encoded by the coding sequence ATGGATCCCGATCCAAAACGGCCCTTGATGGTCCGCGAGCGGTTCTCGGACGCCAGCCCGGGCCGGCTCGAGCCCGTGACGCTCTCAAAGCGGGGGCTGGGGCCGCTGGGGGAGCCCGTACGGGATCGGATCGTATCGGTCGGCTTCGTGCCCGATCCGCTGCCGCCCGATCTCGACTGGCGGGCGATCAAGGCCGAGCTGTTCGACGAGCTGGACGCCGCGGGCAATGCGCTGTCGCGAGTCAACGGGCTGCTGCACGCGGTGCCCAGCACCGACATCCTGCGGCACGGGCTGTGGCTCCGCGAGGCGCGGCTGTCCAGCCAGATCGAGGGTATCGAGACCACGGCCCTCGACATGGTGCTCGCCGGCGCCAGCGGTGAGGCGGGCGAGGGCGCGAACCCCGGCCTGGAGGCCTGGAACGCCGTCAAGGCCGTCCGCTTCGCCTGGGAGTCCAACGAGCCCTTCGGCCCCGAGCTGCTCGGCGACATGCACCGCGAGCTGCTCGTGGGCGTCCGCGGCGGCGACAAGAGGCCCGGCGAGTACCGCGACGGTCCGGTGTACATCGGGTCGCCCAGGTGGCCGGACAAGGCCCGCTTCGTGCCGCCTCCGCCCGAGCACGTCGGACCGGCGATGGACGCCCTCGGTCGGTTCGCCACCAGCACCTGGGCGGACATCCCGGGCATCGCGTGCGTCGCTCTCGAGCACTACCAGTTCGAGACCATCCACCCGTTTCGGGACGGCAACGGCCGCATCGGCCGGGCGCTCATCCTCCACCAGCTGTGCCGCCGAGGGCTGCTGGAACTGCCGATCGTCTCGGTGAGCGCCGATCTACAGGCCCGCCGGCAGGAGTACGTCGATCGGCTGTTCGCCGTCAGCGCCGACGGCGACTGGGCGGGCTGGATCCGCTTCTTCGCCGAGGCCGTCGCCCGTGGTGCGGCCCAGACGCGCTCGCTGGCCGAGCGGATCGTCGCGCTGCACCGCGAGTACGCCGAGCGGCTGCGGGCGCACGAGGCCCAGGCCCGCCACGCGACGCTGCTGGACTACTTGTTCGAGCAGCCCGTGGTGTCGGCCAAGCGGGTCGAGACGCTGCTCGGGGTGAGCAACCCGACCGCACGCAAGGACATCGAGTTCTTCGAGGAGCTGGGCATCCTGCGGCTGACCGAGGAGGTGGCCTACGGCAAGACGTGGTACGCGCCGGTGGTGCTGGGGATCGTGGAGGACGACGCGGGCGCAACGCCCTAG
- a CDS encoding UbiX family flavin prenyltransferase, which translates to MPVFPHASPDAAASTAAAGRRFVLGISGASGAWYALRFLEQLLLAGAEVHAVVSSYGQRLLYDESGIKKVSFDDLLPHLSQHPGAQAMRDRLICHPNKDVGAVIASGSFLHDGMVVLPCSSTSLGAIATGSGSNLLCRAAMVTLKERRPLVICHRESPLSLVDIENMRTLALAGAINCPTNPGLYLRPQTVGEIIDFVAGKALDLLGVEHALKIRWEDASGGGEGESD; encoded by the coding sequence GTGCCCGTGTTCCCCCACGCCAGCCCCGATGCCGCCGCGAGCACCGCCGCCGCCGGAAGGCGGTTCGTGCTGGGCATCTCGGGCGCCTCCGGCGCCTGGTACGCGCTGCGGTTCCTCGAGCAGCTGCTGCTGGCCGGCGCGGAAGTGCACGCGGTCGTCAGCTCGTACGGCCAGCGGCTGCTCTACGACGAGTCGGGCATCAAGAAGGTGAGCTTCGACGACCTGCTGCCGCATCTGTCCCAGCACCCGGGCGCCCAGGCCATGCGCGACCGGCTGATCTGCCACCCCAACAAGGACGTGGGCGCCGTGATCGCCAGCGGCAGCTTCCTGCACGACGGCATGGTGGTGCTGCCCTGCTCGAGCACGAGCCTGGGTGCCATCGCCACGGGCAGCGGCAGCAACCTGCTCTGCCGCGCCGCGATGGTCACCCTCAAGGAGCGCCGCCCGCTGGTCATCTGCCACCGCGAGAGCCCGCTGAGCCTCGTGGACATCGAGAACATGCGGACGCTGGCGCTCGCCGGCGCGATCAACTGCCCGACCAACCCCGGTCTCTACCTTCGCCCCCAGACCGTCGGCGAGATCATCGACTTCGTCGCCGGCAAGGCCCTCGACCTGCTGGGCGTCGAGCACGCACTCAAGATCCGCTGGGAGGACGCGAGCGGCGGCGGCGAGGGGGAGAGCGACTAG